From a region of the Rouxiella sp. S1S-2 genome:
- the uvrC gene encoding excinuclease ABC subunit UvrC, translated as MSNERFDPQAFLKTVTSQPGVYRMYDVTGTVIYVGKAKDLKKRLSSYFRVQVSSRKTETLVKNIQQIDVTVTHTETEALLLEHNYIKLYQPRYNVLLRDDKSYPLIFLSADNHPRLTIHRGAKHAKGEYFGPFPNSYAVRETLALLQKLFPIRQCENSVYRNRSRPCLQYQIGRCLGPCVSGLVSEEEYKQQVDYVRLFLAGKDQQVVTQLIERMEDASKNLRFEDAGRFRDQIQAVGRVTERQFVTGNSEDLDVIGVAFESGMACLHVLFIRQGKVLGSRSYYPKVPGGTEMSEVVQTFVGQFYLQGSQARTLPGEILLDFSLPEKDLLAESLSEMAGRKVHIQSKPRGDRARYLKLARTNATTALTTRLSERSTIHQRLAELAKTLNLAEINRMECFDISHTMGEQTVASCVVFDANGPVRAEYRRYNITGITPGDDYAAMTQVLNRRYGKSIEEAKIPDVIFIDGGKGQLGMALDVFKELDVSWDKSKPLLIGIAKGADRKAGLETLFFKAEGEGIALPSDSPALHVIQHIRDDSHNHAITGHRQKRAKVRNTSALEEIEGVGPKRRQVLLKYMGGIQPLLNASAEEIAKVPGISHALAEKIHNALKH; from the coding sequence GTGAGTAATGAGCGTTTTGACCCCCAGGCCTTTTTAAAAACGGTCACCAGCCAACCCGGCGTCTACAGAATGTACGACGTAACCGGGACGGTAATTTATGTCGGGAAAGCCAAAGATCTTAAAAAAAGGCTTTCCAGTTATTTCCGTGTCCAGGTTTCGAGCCGCAAGACAGAGACCCTGGTCAAAAACATCCAACAAATAGACGTCACGGTCACGCATACCGAAACGGAAGCGCTGCTGCTTGAACATAACTACATCAAGCTTTATCAGCCGCGCTACAACGTTTTGCTGCGTGACGACAAATCTTATCCGCTGATTTTTCTCAGCGCCGATAATCATCCCCGACTCACTATCCACCGCGGCGCGAAGCATGCCAAAGGTGAGTATTTTGGTCCGTTTCCCAATTCCTATGCGGTAAGAGAAACGCTGGCTTTGCTGCAAAAGCTGTTTCCTATCCGCCAGTGTGAAAACAGCGTTTACCGCAATCGCTCGCGTCCTTGCCTGCAGTATCAGATTGGCCGCTGCCTTGGTCCATGCGTCAGCGGGTTGGTCAGTGAAGAGGAATATAAGCAGCAGGTCGACTATGTTCGGTTGTTCCTGGCCGGTAAAGACCAGCAGGTGGTGACTCAGCTGATTGAACGAATGGAAGACGCCAGTAAAAATCTGCGTTTTGAAGATGCAGGGCGTTTTCGTGATCAGATTCAGGCGGTGGGTCGCGTGACTGAAAGGCAGTTTGTGACGGGCAACAGTGAAGATCTTGACGTCATTGGCGTCGCCTTTGAGTCAGGAATGGCCTGCCTGCATGTGCTGTTCATCCGTCAGGGAAAAGTGCTCGGAAGCCGAAGCTATTATCCTAAGGTACCGGGCGGCACTGAAATGTCAGAGGTTGTGCAAACCTTCGTTGGTCAATTTTATTTGCAAGGCAGTCAGGCGAGAACCTTGCCGGGTGAAATACTGCTCGACTTTAGCCTGCCCGAGAAAGACCTGCTCGCTGAATCGCTCAGCGAGATGGCTGGCCGTAAAGTTCATATTCAAAGCAAACCGCGCGGCGACCGTGCACGCTACCTCAAGCTAGCCCGCACCAACGCCACTACAGCGTTGACTACGCGTTTGTCCGAGCGCTCGACGATTCATCAACGGCTCGCCGAACTGGCCAAAACGTTGAATCTTGCCGAAATAAATCGCATGGAGTGTTTCGACATCAGCCATACCATGGGGGAGCAAACCGTGGCTTCTTGTGTGGTATTTGATGCAAATGGTCCGGTACGCGCCGAGTATCGTCGCTATAATATAACGGGGATCACGCCTGGTGATGATTACGCGGCGATGACGCAGGTACTCAATCGGCGTTACGGTAAATCGATTGAGGAGGCCAAGATCCCTGACGTCATTTTTATCGACGGCGGAAAAGGGCAGTTGGGCATGGCCTTGGACGTGTTCAAGGAATTGGATGTATCATGGGATAAATCCAAGCCGCTGCTGATTGGCATTGCCAAAGGCGCGGATCGTAAAGCGGGGTTGGAGACGCTATTCTTCAAAGCCGAAGGTGAGGGGATTGCATTGCCTTCTGATTCTCCTGCGCTGCATGTGATACAACATATTCGTGACGATTCGCACAATCACGCCATTACCGGACATCGGCAGAAGCGTGCCAAAGTAAGAAACACCAGTGCACTTGAAGAGATAGAAGGCGTGGGGCCGAAAAGGCGTCAGGTTTTGCTCAAATATATGGGAGGCATTCAACCTTTACTGAATGCCAGTGCAGAGGAAATTGCAAAAGTGCCGGGTATTTCACACGCATTGGCAGAAAAAATTCATAATGCGTTGAAACACTAG
- the pgsA gene encoding CDP-diacylglycerol--glycerol-3-phosphate 3-phosphatidyltransferase produces MQFNIPTCLTLFRVVMIPFFVLAFYLPYVWAPTACALIFVLAAITDWFDGYLARRWKQTTRFGAFLDPVADKVLVAIALVLVAEYFHAWWITLPAATMIAREIIISALREWMAEIGKRSSVAVSWIGKVKTMAQMLSLVALLWRPNDIAVGVGVVALYIAAVLTFWSMFQYLFAARNDLLEP; encoded by the coding sequence ATGCAATTTAATATACCGACGTGCCTTACCCTGTTTCGCGTTGTCATGATCCCGTTCTTCGTGCTGGCTTTTTATCTGCCGTACGTTTGGGCTCCTACAGCTTGCGCCTTGATTTTCGTTCTCGCCGCGATTACCGACTGGTTTGACGGCTATCTTGCTCGTCGCTGGAAGCAAACTACTCGCTTTGGTGCGTTCCTCGATCCCGTGGCCGACAAGGTATTGGTCGCGATTGCGCTCGTGCTGGTGGCAGAATATTTCCACGCCTGGTGGATAACATTGCCGGCGGCGACCATGATAGCACGCGAAATTATCATTTCTGCGCTTCGAGAATGGATGGCCGAGATCGGTAAACGCAGCAGCGTGGCGGTTTCCTGGATAGGTAAAGTGAAAACGATGGCGCAGATGCTGTCGCTGGTAGCGCTATTATGGCGCCCAAATGATATCGCCGTCGGCGTTGGGGTTGTCGCGTTGTACATTGCTGCGGTGCTGACTTTTTGGTCAATGTTCCAATATCTGTTTGCTGCACGTAATGATTTGCTGGAACCTTGA
- a CDS encoding histidine phosphatase family protein — protein MKIGGFALLLSTVIANISIARAEQTIVFVRHGEKPVNSSGQLTCKGLNRALALPKVLLSRYGKPAAIFAAGPKEDKSGSSLRPLTTITPTAIQLSMPIDIQFHADDIAGVQKALLSNTYSNSLVFVSWEHKNLDKLVKNIMKAEGADPATVPAWPGSDFDSIFVLKINQGSASNKISFQHEAENLTNLSDQCPGTQS, from the coding sequence ATTAAAATAGGTGGGTTTGCTTTATTGTTGTCTACGGTCATCGCGAATATATCCATAGCTCGGGCCGAACAAACCATCGTTTTTGTCCGCCATGGTGAAAAACCGGTAAACAGCAGCGGGCAATTAACCTGTAAGGGACTTAACCGAGCACTGGCTCTGCCTAAGGTTTTGCTATCCCGTTATGGAAAACCGGCTGCTATCTTCGCCGCGGGGCCGAAGGAAGATAAGTCAGGAAGTTCTCTCAGACCATTGACGACCATCACTCCAACGGCTATCCAGCTTTCTATGCCGATTGATATTCAGTTCCATGCGGATGATATTGCTGGCGTTCAAAAGGCACTGTTGAGCAATACGTATAGCAATTCACTGGTATTTGTTTCCTGGGAACACAAAAATCTCGATAAATTAGTTAAAAATATTATGAAAGCTGAGGGTGCTGACCCCGCCACGGTGCCTGCCTGGCCCGGCAGTGATTTTGACAGTATTTTTGTTCTAAAAATCAATCAGGGCAGCGCAAGTAACAAAATCAGCTTCCAGCATGAGGCTGAGAAC